The Papaver somniferum cultivar HN1 unplaced genomic scaffold, ASM357369v1 unplaced-scaffold_8234, whole genome shotgun sequence genome includes a region encoding these proteins:
- the LOC113345706 gene encoding uncharacterized protein LOC113345706 has translation MHLDHLNKQNNNFNLMLGEFDKTSKSYLLHSIRYDHPLSAAAWMNEFRNGAAVKMDYPFKSAGYHVSLKSACNGLVYLGLNDGREFSLCLWNPATKEYKKLPESLSADLNDIQYSYWFEGCAVYGLCYDYETDDYKVVKVVNLTGSMYSFAYVYTLGSNSWKHTQNIPYKFVFCYRTVSGKNVSGDLGCPEASEWVEDVLNHLKKDGSQCKKEIKLVGDVSDGLRGFYK, from the exons ATGCATCTTGATCatctaaataaacaaaataataacttCAATCTCATGCTTGGTGAGTTTGATAAGACTAGCAAGTCTTACCTGTTGCACTCCATACGTTATGATCATCCATTATCAGCAGCAGCATGGATGAATGAATTCCGAAATGGTGCTGCAGTCAAAATGGATTACCCATTCAAATCTGCAGGTTATCATGTTTCATTGAAAAGTGCATGTAATGGTTTGGTTTACTTAGGTTTAAATGATGGTAGAGAATTCAGTCTCTGTCTTTGGAATCCAGCCACCAAGGAGTACAAGAAACTTCCGGAATCACTGAGTGCAGATCTCAACGACATCCAGTACAGCTATTGGTTCGAGGGTTGTGCGGTTTATGGTTTGTGTTATGATTACGAGACAGATGACTACAAGGTGGTGAAAGTGGTCAACTTGACGGGATCAATGTATAGTTTTGCCTATGTTTACACGCTGGGATCAAATTcctggaaacacactcagaatatcCCCTATAAGTTTGTTTTTTGTTACCGTACAGTATCCGGGAAGAATGTTAGTGGAGATCTTGGTTG TCCAGAGGCTTCTGAATGGGTGGAAGATGTTTTGAATCATCTTAAAAAAGATGGGTCTCAATGCAAGAAAGAGATTAAGTTAGTGGGTGATGTTTCGGATGGTTTAAGAGGCTTTTACAAATGA